A genome region from Setaria italica strain Yugu1 chromosome III, Setaria_italica_v2.0, whole genome shotgun sequence includes the following:
- the LOC111256617 gene encoding uncharacterized protein LOC111256617 yields MPRTMAGGYCTRELEQVASQLLPPEIIAEIGIVDDTVKNSAATACRSHAVIEGLAAHLASILSLAGKRTQHRPRPAIAAPHNQHVSRVLKTNGGGSMGHVAPGSGKNDDTVLCPGTVKIFATPVPALPAGANLLPERRQNGRSGTGVFLPARRHNGSGGTGVFMPLAGAYRTRPFKSPSSKGPKPPRLMRKEAPMPMSRQDARQPCFKPFLP; encoded by the exons ATGCCAAGGACAATGGCCGGCGGCTACTGCACGCGGGAGCTCGAACAGGTTGCCAGCCAGCTTTTGCCGCCGGAGATCATCGCGGAAATCGGCATCGTAGACGACACTGTGAAgaactccgccgccaccgcctgccgcAGCCACGCCGTCATCGAGGGGCTCGCCGCGCATCTCGCCAGCATCCTCAGCCTCGCCGGAAAGAGAACCCAACACCGGCCTCGTCCGGCGATTGCAGCCCCACACAACCAACACGTCAGCAGAGTCCTGAAGACCAATGGCGGCGGGAGTATGGGCCATGTCGCACCGGGTTCCGGGAAGAACGACGACACGGTTCTTTGTCCTGGAACTGTAAAGATCTTTGCGACGCCGGTACCCGCTCTACCTGCCGGCGCTAACCTGCTGCCGGAGAGGCGTCAGAATGGAAGAAGCGGCACCGGCGTTTTCTTGCCGGCGAGGCGTCACAACGggagcggcggcaccggcgtGTTCATGCCCCTTGCAGGCGCGTACCGTACAAGGCCGTTCAAATCCCCCAGCAGCAAGG GTCCGAAACCGCCGCGGCTGATGAGGAAGGAGGCGCCAATGCCAATGAGTCGGCAGGATGCAAGGCAGCCGTGTTTCAAGCCCTTTCTGCCCTGA
- the LOC101773051 gene encoding gibberellin 2-beta-dioxygenase 1 — protein sequence MVVLSKGELEQIALPGVQRAAPPLAAVPEVDLSTAATSGRAAAARAVARACEEHGFFKVTGHGVPRPLLARVEAAATAFFALPQREKEKAAAAVAAPGGGPFGYNSKRIGGNGDLGWVEYLLLGVTAVGAAAAPVASPGAPPPSAPAEASPCCFRDLLDEYVAAVRRMTCTVLELMAEGLGLEDRGVFTRLVLDGDSDSMLRVNHYPPKQQQQQGSRLTGFGEHTDPQIISVLRSNATAGLEIELRDGTWVAVPSDTDSFFVNVGDALQVLTNGRFRSVRHRVMVSSARPRVSVIFFGGPPPRERLAPLPGLVDREGGRRRYREFTWREYKTSAYRTKLADNRLGYFETATAAAAAAAATS from the exons ATGGTTGTCCTATCCAAGGGCGAGCTGGAGCAGATCGCGCTCCCGGGCGTGCagcgcgcggcgccgccgctggccgccgtgCCGGAGGTCGACCTGTCCACGGCGGCCACCagcggccgcgcggcggcggcgcgcgcggtggccAGGGCGTGCGAGGAGCACGGGTTCTTCAAGGTGACGGGCCACGGCGTGCCGCGGCCGCTTCTGGCGCGCGTCgaggccgcggccaccgccttCTTCGCGCTGCCGCAGcgggagaaggagaaggccgccgcggcggtggcggcgccgggaggcggcccgtTCGGGTACAACAGCAAGCGGATAGGCGGCAACGGCGACCTCGGCTGGGTCGAGTACCTCCTGCTCGGCGTCACGGCCGTcggcgccgctgctgcgccCGTGGCGtcgcccggcgcgccgccgccgtccgcgcccgCGGAGGCGTCGCCCTGCTGTTTCCG TGATCTTCTGGACGAGTACGTCGCGGCGGTGCGGCGGATGACGTGCACGGTGCTGGAGCTGATGGCGGAAGGCCTGGGGCTGGAGGACAGGGGCGTGTTCACCAGGCTGGTGCTGGACGGGGACAGCGACTCCATGCTGAGGGTGAACCACTACCcgcccaagcagcagcagcagcaaggcaGCCGCCTCACGGGGTTCGGCGAGCACACCGACCCCCAGATCATCTCCGTCCTCCGCTCCAACGCCACCGCCGGACTCGAGATCGAGCTCAGGGACGGCACCTGGGTCGCCGTGCCCTCCGACACCGACTCATTCTTCGTCAACGTCGGCGACGCACTCCAG GTGCTGACGAACGGGCGGTTCCGGAGCGTGCGGCACCGGGTGATGGTGAGCAGCGCGCGGCCGCGGGTGTCGGTCATCTTCTTCgggggcccgccgccgcgggagcgcctcgcgccgctgccggGCCTCGTCGACCGGGAGGGAGGACGCCGCCGCTACAGGGAGTTCacatggagggagtacaagacGTCCGCCTACAGGACCAAGCTCGCCGACAACCGCCTCGGATACTTCGAgaccgccacggccgccgccgccgccgccgccgccaccagctaG
- the LOC101773458 gene encoding mannosyl-oligosaccharide 1,2-alpha-mannosidase MNS3, translating to MSGGSGPLPYSMRDVGAGGAYNNAKFRHRSRLKMLVQSLATNSSKYRCGKFTVGKFLSLLMVSGLLYLFLHKSPEGFVSGDLHGKEMHNNNVKRAPNIRTLWRKPPRLPPRLPPNEIYKNNSLLQQSPSEWTSRQKKVKEAFEHAWSGYRNYAMGYDELMPLSHRGTDGLGGLGATIVDSLDTAIIMGADDVVSEASKWIEENLMKRISEKGQVNLFETTIRVLGGLLSAYHLSGGDHAGSGDSRIPASYKKANPERLLEVSKDLADRLLLAFTSSPTAIPLSDVILRDRTAHAAPDGLSSTSEASTLQLEFSYLSKVSGDPKYDREAMKVLEHMRTLPKVEGLVPIYINPSSGQFSGENIRLGSRGDSYYEYLLKVWIQQEENRDTSLKYLFEMYTEAMRGVKHLLVRKTVPNELVFVGELPFGRNGDFSPKMDHLVCFLPGTLALGATKGITKKKALESNLLTDEDIENLQLAEDLAKTCVEMYFVTSTGLAPEIAYFHIEGNPEGGPDGGNKSNKYVNDIIIKPLDRHNLLRPETVESLFVLHRITEDPKYREWGWQIFQAFEKYTKVDSGGYSSLDDVTSLPPHRRDKMETFFLGETLKYLYLLFDESNTLPLDKYVFNTEAHPLPVMRSAEQASHSV from the exons ATGCTTGTACAGTCCCTGGCTACTAACAGCAGCAAGTACCGTTGTGGAAAGTTCACTGTTGGTAAATTCTTGAGCCTGTTGATGGTTTCTGGCTTATTATACTTATTTCTGCACAAAAGCCCAGAGGGTTTTGTATCTGGTGACCTACATGGCAAAGAGATGCATAATAACAATGTCAAGAGAGCTCCCAATATTCGCACACTTTGGAGAAAACCACCAAGGCTGCCCCCACGTCTCCCACCAAATGAAATCTACAAAAATAATTCTCTACTTCAGCAGTCTCCATCTGAGTGGACCTCTAGGCAGAAGAAAGTTAAAGAAGCATTTGAACATGCATGGTCTGGTTACCGAAATTATGCAATGGGTTATGATGAGCTTATGCCTTTGAGCCACAGAGGCACTGATGGATTAGGAGGTCTAGGTGCTACAATTGTGGATTCTTTGGACACTGCGATAATAATGGGTGCTGATGATGTTGTTTCCGAAGCATCAAAATGGATTGAGGAGAACCTAATGAAAAGAATCAGTGAGAAAGGGCAGGTTAATTTATTTGAGACTACCATCCGTGTCTTGGGAGGGCTTCTTAGTGCATACCATTTGAGTGGTGGCGATCATGCAGGATCAGGTGACTCTAGGATACCAGCATCATATAAAAAAGCTAATCCAGAGCGACTTTTGGAAGTTTCAAAGGATTTAGCAGACAGGTTATTGTTGGCGTTTACATCAAGCCCAACAGCTATACCTTTAAGTGATGTTATTCTTCGTGACCGAACTGCACATGCAGCCCCAGATGGCTTAAGCAGTACCTCAGAGGCTTCAACATTGCAACTAGAGTTCAGTTACCTCAGCAAAGTATCAGGGGATCCAAAGTATGACAGGGAGGCAATGAAGGTGTTAGAGCATATGAGAACACTCCCAAAGGTGGAGGGTCTGGTGCCTATTTACATCAA CCCCTCCTCTGGTCAATTTAGTGGTGAGAATATTAGATTAGGATCTCGTGGTGACAGTTACTATGAGTATCTACTAAAAGTGTGGATTCAGCAAGAGGAAAATCGTGACACTAGTTTGAAGTATCTGTTTGAAATGTATACTGAAGCAATGAGAGGGGTCAAACATCTTCTTGTTCGGAAAACTGTTCCAAACGAGTTGGTCTTTGTTGGAGAGCTTCCATTTGGACGAAATGGTGATTTTAGTCCTAAAATGGATCACCTG GTGTGTTTTCTTCCTGGTACCCTTGCCCTTGGTGCAACTAAAGGTATCACCAAGAAAAAGGCTCTTGAAAGTAATTTGTTAACTGATGAAGACATCGAAAATCTCCAGCTTGCTGAAGATCTTGCCAAAACATGTGTTGAGATGTACTTTGTGACCTCTACTGGCCTTGCTCCTGAAATAGCTTATTTCCACATTGAG GGTAATCCAGAAGGGGGACCTGATGGTGGTAATAAAAGCAACAAATATGTCAATGATATTATAATAAAACCACTTGATCGTCACAATCTTTTACGCCCAGAGACTGTGGAATCACTATTTGTTTTGCATAGAATCACAGAGGATCCCAA GTACAGGGAGTGGGGTTGGCAGATCTTTCAGGCTTTTGAGAAATACACTAAAGTTGATTCAGGTGGTTACAGTTCCTTAGATGATGTCACCAGCCTACCTCCTCATAGGAGAGACAAAATGGAAACTTTCTTCCTTGGAGAAACATTGAAATATTTGTATTTGCTGTTTGATGAAAGCAATACTCTTCCACTAGATAAGTATGTATTCAATACAGAGGCCCATCCTCTTCCAGTCATGCGGTCTGCGGAACAGGCTTCACATTCTGTATAG